A segment of the Rhodohalobacter barkolensis genome:
CATGTCACAAATATCGTTTTAAAAGAGTTCAATCAACCGGTTCCGGATTGGATTGAAGTTGTAGATCTGAAAACTGATGTGCATAAAGGGTTATCCGGCTACCTGGACGCGGGTGAAGCAACAAGTATTGCATTAGCCTCTGAATATGAAGATTCACTTTTAATCATCGATGAAATCAAGGGGAGAAAAGCAGCGAAAGAAATGGGTATCCCGGTAACCGGATCTCTTGGTGTGTTAATTACAGCAAAAAACAAGGGTCATTTGAAAGCTGTTAAACCGGTCATTGCTAAAATCCAGAAAACGAACTTTCGGATTTCGAAAGAGTTGATTGAACGGGTGCTTGAAAAGGCAAAGGAGTCCTGAAAGGGGCTGTTCGCAGCCATAACCAGCGTTTCACCCGGATTT
Coding sequences within it:
- a CDS encoding DUF3368 domain-containing protein, producing the protein MPNVIVSDTSCLILFYKIGELDLLKKLFGKLHVTNIVLKEFNQPVPDWIEVVDLKTDVHKGLSGYLDAGEATSIALASEYEDSLLIIDEIKGRKAAKEMGIPVTGSLGVLITAKNKGHLKAVKPVIAKIQKTNFRISKELIERVLEKAKES